A genomic segment from Gracilinanus agilis isolate LMUSP501 chromosome 1, AgileGrace, whole genome shotgun sequence encodes:
- the LOC123230579 gene encoding zinc finger protein 2 homolog, whose translation MTLDETLNQAIHRGENPFECVECGKAFSRSSQLIVHQRIHAGEKLYECNECGKAFHWCSRLIQHQRIHSGEKPFECNECGKAFRQRIQLTVHQRIHTGEKPYECKECGKAFHRSTGLTQHQKIHTGEKPYECNECGKTFCRSSQLNQHQRIHTGEKLYECSECGKAFCRRSQLTQHQIIHTGEKPYECSDCGKAFHQTSQLIRHKRIHTGEKPYECKVCAKTFRRSSQLTQHKVIHTGEKPYECNECGKAFCWSSQLTRHQKNHTGEKPPEYNTSENAFHAQKQLTQHHKIPPGEKSYKVKSL comes from the exons ATGACCTTGGATGAGACACTAAATCAAg CAATTCATAGAGGAGAGAATCCATTTGAATGTGTCGAATGTGGGAAGGCTTTCAGCCGGAGTTCCCAACTtattgtacatcagagaattcatgcTGGAGAGAAACTCTATGAATGTaacgaatgtgggaaagccttccaCTGGTGTTCACGGCTTAtacaacatcagagaattcacagtggagagaaaccttttgaatgtaatgaatgtgggaaggcctttcgCCAGAGAATACAACTTACTgtccatcagagaattcatactggcgAGAAACCTTACGAGtgtaaagaatgtgggaaagccttccaCCGAAGTACAGGACTTACCCAACATCAAAaaattcatacaggagagaaaccttatgaatgcaatgaatgtgggaagacTTTCTGCCGGAGCTCACAGCTTAaccaacatcagagaattcatactggagagaaactaTATGAATGTAgcgaatgtgggaaggccttctgCCGCAGGTCACAACTGACACAACATCAGataattcatactggagagaaaccgtATGAATGTAGTGATTGTGGGAAAGCCTTCCATCAGACTTCACAACTCATCCGACATAAA agaattcatacaggagagaaaccttatgaatgtaaggtCTGTGCAAAAACCTTCCGCAGGAGCTCACAACTCACTCAACACAAGGtaattcatacaggagagaaaccttatgagtgcaatgagtgtgggaaagccttctGCTGGAGCTCACAGCTTACTCGACACCAGAAAaatcatactggagagaaacctccTGAATATAACACGTCAGAGAATGCCTTCCATGCACAGAAACAACTTACTCAACACCACAAAATACCTCCTGGAGAGAAGTCTTATAAAGTTAAGTCCTTATGA
- the LOC123230581 gene encoding zinc finger protein 558-like, which translates to MREAGVVPAPRPVSAGPRGGARITWARGIGAGPEAQESGHVCLDGAPLPLSTLQDRRLHGSVTFQDVAVDFTWEEWRRLGPAQKELYREVMLETYRTLVCLGLAVSKPGVSDQLDGGEALWTPDGGASARGRSGLVPELGLWAKAMHKGVERSRSPRSREVIHCPLYSALF; encoded by the exons ATGAGGGAAGCTGGCGTGGTCCCGGCGCCCAGGCCGGTGAGCGCGGGCCCAAGGGGCGGGGCCCGTATCACGTGGGCCCGCGGGataggggcggggccggaggctCAAGAGTCGGGTCACGTGTGCCTGGACGGGGCTCCGCTACCCCTGTCTACCCTGCAGGATCGCAGGCTTCAC GGGTCGGTGACGTTCCAGGACGTGGCCGTGGACTTCACATGGGAGGAGTGGCGCCGCCTGGGCCCggcccagaaggagctgtaccgggaggtgatgctggagaccTACCGGACCCTGGTGTGCCTGG GACTCGCCGTGTCCAAGCCAGGCGTCAGTGACCAGCTGGACGGAGGGGAAGCGCTCTGGACGCCAGACGGAGGAGCCTCAGCCAGGGGCCGATCAG GTTTAGTTCCTGAATTGGGGCTTTGGGCCAAGGCCATGCACAAAGGAGTAGAGAGGAGCAGATCTCCCAGGAGCAGGGAGGTGATACACTGTCCCTTGTACTCTGCCCTATTCTGA